A region from the Hirundo rustica isolate bHirRus1 chromosome 20, bHirRus1.pri.v3, whole genome shotgun sequence genome encodes:
- the GTF3C4 gene encoding general transcription factor 3C polypeptide 4 isoform X2: MVIHRTAVPAPAAACTLKVGPKKEVAECKEKFASSVDPTVSQMFMLDRVFNPEGKSLTPMRGFKYSSWSPLGCDANGRCLLAALTMDNRLTIHANLNRLQWVQLVDLTELYGERLFEASYRLCKADAPCGELGDFPEFQRRHSMQAPVRMEWSGICTTQQVKHNNECRDVGSVLLAVLFENGNIAVWQFQLPFLGKESITSCNTIESGISSPSVLSWWEYEHNNRKMSGLIVGSAYGPVKIIPVNLKAVKGYFTLRQPVVLWQEMDQLPVHSIKCIPLYHPYQKCSCSLVVAARGPYVFWCLLLISKAGLNVHNSHVTGLHSLPIVSMTADKQNGTVYTCSSDGKVRQLIPIFTDVALKFEHQLIKLSEVFGCVRTHGIAVSPCGAYLAVITTEGMANGLHPVNKNYQVQFVTLKTFEEAAAQLLESSVQNLFRQVDLTDLVRWKILKDKHIPQFLQEALDKKIESCGSTYFWRFKLFLLRILYQSMQKAPSEVTWRPSHEDAKILISDSPGMGSAEDDQEEGTSKQASKQSLGDTGKGVDIDDAAEDSLHHSSDTGGREPMVEKLLEIQAQIEAVEMHLTREHMKRVLGEVYLHTWITENTSIPTRGVCDFLMSDDGYDDRTARVLIGHILKKMNKQTFPEHCSLCKEILPFTDRKQAVCSNGHIWLRCFLTYQSCQSLVYRRCLLHDSIARHPTPEDPEWIKRLLQGPCTFCDSPVF; this comes from the exons ATGGTCATCCACCGCACCGCCGtgcccgcgcccgccgccgcctgcACGCTCAAG GTTGGCCCAAAGAAGGAGGTGGCCGAGTGCAAGGAGAAATTCGCCAGCTCCGTGGATCCCACCGTCAGCCAGATGTTTATGCTGGACCGAGTGTTCAACCCCGAGGGGAAGTCCCTGACACCCATGCGGGGGTTCAAATATTCCAGCTGGTCCCCTCTGGGCTGTGATGCCAACGGGAGGTGCCTGCTGGCCGCCCTGACCATGGACAACCGCCTGACCATCCACGCCAACCTCAACCGCCTGCAGTGGGTGCAGCTGGTGGACCTGACCGAGCTCTACGGCGAGCGGCTCTTCGAGGCCAGTTACAGACTGTGCAAAGCCGACGCTCCCTGCGGGGAGCTGGGAGACTTCCCGGAGTTCCAGCGGCGGCACAGCATGCAGGCCCCGGTGCGCATGGAGTGGTCGGGCATCTGCACCACCCAGCAGGTGAAGCACAACAACGAGTGCCGGGACGTGGGCAGCGTGCTCCTGGCCGTGCTCTTCGAGAACGGGAACATCGCCGTGTGGCAGTTCCAGCTGCCCTTCCTGGGGAAGGAATCCATCACTTCCTGCAATACCATCGAGTCGGGAATCAGCTCCCCCAGCGTGTTGTCCTGGTGGGAGTACGAGCACAACAACCGCAAGATGAGCGGGCTGATCGTGGGCAGCGCCTACGGCCCCGTGAAGATCATCCCTGTCAACCTCAAGGCCGTCAAAGGGTACTTCACGCTGAGACAGCCCGTGGTCTTGTGGCAGGAGATGGACCAGCTGCCCGTGCACAGCATCAAATGCATCCCTCTCTACCACCCCTACcagaaatgcagctgcagcctggtggTGGCCGCCAGAGGCCCTTACGTGTTCTGGTGCCTCCTGCTGATATCCAAAGCGGGGCTGAACGTCCACAACTCCCACGTGACCGGGCTCCACTCCTTGCCCATCGTCTCCATGACCGCGGACAAGCAGAACGGCACGGTGTACACCTGCTCCAGCGATGGCAAGGTCAGGCAGCTCATCCCCATATTCACGGACGTCGCTTTGAAGTTTGAGCACCAGCTGATCAAGCTCTCGGAGGTGTTTGGCTGCGTGAGGACTCACGGAATCGCCGTCAGCCCGTGCGGGGCGTACCTGGCGGTCATCACCACCGAGGGCATGGCCAACGGGCTGCACCCGGTCAACAAAAACTACCAGGTTCAGTTTGTCACCCTCAAGACTTTTGAGgaggcagctgcacagctctTGGAATCTTCTGTTCAGAACCTTTTCCGGCAAGTGGACTTGACGGATCTTGTACGCTGGAAAATCTTGAAGGATAAGCACATTCCTCAGTTCTTACAGGAAGCGCTGGATAAAAAGATAGAGAGCTGTGGTTCCACTTACTTCTGGAGGTTTAAGTTGTTTCTCTTGAGGATTTTGTACCAGTCGATGCAGAAAGCCCCCTCAGAGGTCACGTGGAGACCTTCGCACGAGGATGCCAAAATCTTGATATCAGATtcccctgggatgggcagcGCTGAAGATGATCAAGAGGAAGGAACTTCGAAACAAGCCAGCAAGCAGAGCCTGGGGGACACAGGCAAAGGTGTGGACATTGATGACGCTGCAGAGGATTCTCTCCATCACTCGAGTGACACTGGAGGCCGCGAGCCAATGGTAGAAAAGCTTCTTGAAATACAGGCACAGATTGAAGCCGTAGAAATGCACTTGACACGAGAACACATGAAACGGGTGCTGGGAGAAGTTTACCTGCACACGTGGATTACAGAGAACACCAGCATTCCCACCAGAGGGGTCTGTGACTTCTTAATGTCCGACGATGGCTACGATGACAGAACAGCACGA GTGCTGATTGGGCACATCCTGAAGAAGATGAACAAACAGACCTTCCCCGAGCACTGCAGTCTGTGCAAGGAGATCCTGCCCTTCACCGACCGCAAACAGGCCGTGTGCTCCAACGGCCACATTTGGCTCAG GTGCTTTCTCACCTACCAGTCCTGCCAGAGTTTGGTGTACAGGAGGTGTTTGCTTCACGACAGCATTGCACGGCACCCAACCCCAGAAG ATCCTGAATGGATCAAGAGGTTACTGCAGGGACCTTGCACCTTCTGTGATTCTCCTGTGTTCTAG
- the GTF3C4 gene encoding general transcription factor 3C polypeptide 4 isoform X1, which translates to MFMLDRVFNPEGKSLTPMRGFKYSSWSPLGCDANGRCLLAALTMDNRLTIHANLNRLQWVQLVDLTELYGERLFEASYRLCKADAPCGELGDFPEFQRRHSMQAPVRMEWSGICTTQQVKHNNECRDVGSVLLAVLFENGNIAVWQFQLPFLGKESITSCNTIESGISSPSVLSWWEYEHNNRKMSGLIVGSAYGPVKIIPVNLKAVKGYFTLRQPVVLWQEMDQLPVHSIKCIPLYHPYQKCSCSLVVAARGPYVFWCLLLISKAGLNVHNSHVTGLHSLPIVSMTADKQNGTVYTCSSDGKVRQLIPIFTDVALKFEHQLIKLSEVFGCVRTHGIAVSPCGAYLAVITTEGMANGLHPVNKNYQVQFVTLKTFEEAAAQLLESSVQNLFRQVDLTDLVRWKILKDKHIPQFLQEALDKKIESCGSTYFWRFKLFLLRILYQSMQKAPSEVTWRPSHEDAKILISDSPGMGSAEDDQEEGTSKQASKQSLGDTGKGVDIDDAAEDSLHHSSDTGGREPMVEKLLEIQAQIEAVEMHLTREHMKRVLGEVYLHTWITENTSIPTRGVCDFLMSDDGYDDRTARVLIGHILKKMNKQTFPEHCSLCKEILPFTDRKQAVCSNGHIWLRCFLTYQSCQSLVYRRCLLHDSIARHPTPEDPEWIKRLLQGPCTFCDSPVF; encoded by the exons ATGTTTATGCTGGACCGAGTGTTCAACCCCGAGGGGAAGTCCCTGACACCCATGCGGGGGTTCAAATATTCCAGCTGGTCCCCTCTGGGCTGTGATGCCAACGGGAGGTGCCTGCTGGCCGCCCTGACCATGGACAACCGCCTGACCATCCACGCCAACCTCAACCGCCTGCAGTGGGTGCAGCTGGTGGACCTGACCGAGCTCTACGGCGAGCGGCTCTTCGAGGCCAGTTACAGACTGTGCAAAGCCGACGCTCCCTGCGGGGAGCTGGGAGACTTCCCGGAGTTCCAGCGGCGGCACAGCATGCAGGCCCCGGTGCGCATGGAGTGGTCGGGCATCTGCACCACCCAGCAGGTGAAGCACAACAACGAGTGCCGGGACGTGGGCAGCGTGCTCCTGGCCGTGCTCTTCGAGAACGGGAACATCGCCGTGTGGCAGTTCCAGCTGCCCTTCCTGGGGAAGGAATCCATCACTTCCTGCAATACCATCGAGTCGGGAATCAGCTCCCCCAGCGTGTTGTCCTGGTGGGAGTACGAGCACAACAACCGCAAGATGAGCGGGCTGATCGTGGGCAGCGCCTACGGCCCCGTGAAGATCATCCCTGTCAACCTCAAGGCCGTCAAAGGGTACTTCACGCTGAGACAGCCCGTGGTCTTGTGGCAGGAGATGGACCAGCTGCCCGTGCACAGCATCAAATGCATCCCTCTCTACCACCCCTACcagaaatgcagctgcagcctggtggTGGCCGCCAGAGGCCCTTACGTGTTCTGGTGCCTCCTGCTGATATCCAAAGCGGGGCTGAACGTCCACAACTCCCACGTGACCGGGCTCCACTCCTTGCCCATCGTCTCCATGACCGCGGACAAGCAGAACGGCACGGTGTACACCTGCTCCAGCGATGGCAAGGTCAGGCAGCTCATCCCCATATTCACGGACGTCGCTTTGAAGTTTGAGCACCAGCTGATCAAGCTCTCGGAGGTGTTTGGCTGCGTGAGGACTCACGGAATCGCCGTCAGCCCGTGCGGGGCGTACCTGGCGGTCATCACCACCGAGGGCATGGCCAACGGGCTGCACCCGGTCAACAAAAACTACCAGGTTCAGTTTGTCACCCTCAAGACTTTTGAGgaggcagctgcacagctctTGGAATCTTCTGTTCAGAACCTTTTCCGGCAAGTGGACTTGACGGATCTTGTACGCTGGAAAATCTTGAAGGATAAGCACATTCCTCAGTTCTTACAGGAAGCGCTGGATAAAAAGATAGAGAGCTGTGGTTCCACTTACTTCTGGAGGTTTAAGTTGTTTCTCTTGAGGATTTTGTACCAGTCGATGCAGAAAGCCCCCTCAGAGGTCACGTGGAGACCTTCGCACGAGGATGCCAAAATCTTGATATCAGATtcccctgggatgggcagcGCTGAAGATGATCAAGAGGAAGGAACTTCGAAACAAGCCAGCAAGCAGAGCCTGGGGGACACAGGCAAAGGTGTGGACATTGATGACGCTGCAGAGGATTCTCTCCATCACTCGAGTGACACTGGAGGCCGCGAGCCAATGGTAGAAAAGCTTCTTGAAATACAGGCACAGATTGAAGCCGTAGAAATGCACTTGACACGAGAACACATGAAACGGGTGCTGGGAGAAGTTTACCTGCACACGTGGATTACAGAGAACACCAGCATTCCCACCAGAGGGGTCTGTGACTTCTTAATGTCCGACGATGGCTACGATGACAGAACAGCACGA GTGCTGATTGGGCACATCCTGAAGAAGATGAACAAACAGACCTTCCCCGAGCACTGCAGTCTGTGCAAGGAGATCCTGCCCTTCACCGACCGCAAACAGGCCGTGTGCTCCAACGGCCACATTTGGCTCAG GTGCTTTCTCACCTACCAGTCCTGCCAGAGTTTGGTGTACAGGAGGTGTTTGCTTCACGACAGCATTGCACGGCACCCAACCCCAGAAG ATCCTGAATGGATCAAGAGGTTACTGCAGGGACCTTGCACCTTCTGTGATTCTCCTGTGTTCTAG